The DNA window TTTACACGCTCTGAGCCGGTAGATATCCTTACGGTTACCCAAGAGCTTAAAAAAACCGGAGAATTGGAGTTGGTGGGTGGTGCTTATTACATCACACAATTAACCAATCGTGTTGCTTCTGCAGCAAATGCCGAATTTCATGCACGGATCGTTGCACAAAAATTTATTCAACGAGAACTTATTCGTATCTCTACAAAACAATTAACGATGCCTACGAAGATGGGTCGGATGTATTCGACTTATTAGACAATGCGGAAAAAAACTTATTTTCCATTGTTGAAGGGAATATCAAGAAAAATTACGATAAAATGAGTACCCTCATTCGTAAAGCCATTGATCAAATTGAAATCACAAAAAATAATAAAGGAAATTTTTCCGGTGTTCCATCGGGATTAACTGCACTTGACCGACTTACTTCGGGATGGCAAAAATCCGACTTAGTAATTATTGCAGCCCGCCCGGCTATGGGTAAAACCGCATTGGTATTAAGCATGGCTCGTAACGCAGCAGTTGATTTTAATAAGCCTGTTGCGATTTTCTCATTAGAGATGTCGTCCTTACAGCTTGTTACACGTTTGATTGCAAGTGAATCGGAATTATCCTCTGAAAAATTAAAAAAAGGGAATTTGGAAGATTATGAGTTCCAGCAACTCAACGATAAAATCCGTAAACTTTCGGATGCTCCTTTATTCATTGATGATACACCGGGATTGTCTGTTTTCGAATTGCGTGCAAAAGCACGAAGATTAAAAGAACAACATGGTATCGAATTATTAATTGTCGATTATCTTCAGTTGATGACAGCAGGTGGCGAAGGGAAAGGAAATCGCGAACAAGAAATTGCAACCATCTCTCGTTCACTAAAAGGATTAGCAAAAGAATTAGAAATTCCGGTTATTGCACTTTCACAGTTGAGCCGTGCTGTGGAAACCCGCGGTGGTGATAAACGTCCACAGCTTTCCGATTTACGTGAATCCGGTGCGATTGAGCAGGATGCGGATATGGTTATGTTTATTCATCGTCCGGAATACTATAACATTACAGAAGATGAAAACGGTAGCTCTACTTTAGGTATGGCAGAATTAATTATCGCAAAACATCGTAATGGTCCGGTAGACTCAGCTAAAACAAGATACATCGGTCAGTTCACAAAATTCGCTGATCTTGATTTGTTGGATCAAAATTTGGACTATGCAGGTTCATCCAATAAACTTTCCCCGGCAACGGATTTTGACACACAGTCAAATTCAGTAATCCGAGGATCGAAAATGAATGATATTGAAGAAGATCATCCTTTCTAATCAAAATTTGAATGAAGCGATTAAGTATCCTTATCTTTTTTATTTCTATTAGTTTGTTTTCAAGAGCTACTTTTATTCTTATCCCTATGGATATTGAACAAAAGGATCATTTGAAAGCTTACGGTGTTGCCTATTGGGTTTTAAAACAAGATGTAGAAGTGCATTGGTTACTCAATTACCGCGGAGGAAGTTTCATGATTAAGGATGCAAAATCGATTCAAAATGAATGCACCGTTCGTGGTGTATCATTTGAAATAATTGCCGATTCAAGATCCACAGCCATCCTTACAGAAATCTCCAACCCTGAAGTGAACATGGAAGATGTGAAGTTGGAAAAAGCTCCGAAAGTTGCAGTTTACTCTCCCAAAATGAAACAACCCTGGGATGATGCTGTGACATTGGTACTCACCTATGCAGAAATTCCGTACGATATTATTTATGACGAAGAAATTTTAAAAGAAAAATTATTGCTCTACGATTGGTTACACTTACACCACGAAGATTTCACGGGTCAATATGGAAAGTTCTGGTTTGGCTACCGGAATGCCCCTTGGTATCAAGAGCAGCAGCGCACATTAGAAACAAGTGCTCGAAATTTAGGATATAGTAAAGTCTCAGAAATGAAACTTGCTGTAGCAAAAAAAATTCGGGATTTCACCTCTGGAGGCGGATTTTTATTTTCCATGTGTTCTGCTCCAGACAGCTATGATATTGCTTTAGCGGCTGATGGATTAGACATTTGCGAAAGCATGTTCGATGGTGATGGAACGACCCCCAACTACAATCAAAAATTAGATTTCTCTAAAACATTTGCATTTACAAACTTTAGCCTTAGTACCAACCCAAACGAATATGCAAAATCGAACATCGATACTTACCTTACTCGTAAGCAGAAATATGGCATAAATAAAACAAATGATTTATTTACCCTATTTGAATATTCTGCAAAATGGGATGTAGTTCCAACCATGCTATGCCAAAATCATGAACAAATCATAAAAGGTTTTTGGGGACAAACAGTTGGTTTCGACAAAACATTTATAAAGCCAAACGTATTGATTTTAGGGGAAAACAAAGCGGCTAATGAAGCACGTTACATACATGGCACATACGGAAAAGGCACCTTTACTTTTTTTAGCGGTCATGATCCCGAAGATTACGAACACAGAGTTGAGGATCCACCAACAGATTTGAGTTTACATCCTAATTCTCCCGGATACAGATTAATTTTAAACAATATTCTTTTTCCAGCTGCAAAGAAGAAGAAGCAAAAAACATAATTTTAATCGAAAAAGCGCCAAGAGATGCCTAGCTTGAATGCTCTGTCATTCATTGGATAATCAGCTGTCATCATATATTTGTTCGCCATCCAACCGCTGTTCAGGTGGTCAATCTTAAAAAATATTCTTACCGATTGTATTTTTGCATTGATAAAAAAATCAATGAAGGGATAGTTTCCATATTTTTTATCATCCTGCAAATAAAATTGTGCAGTGGCAGGCATGTATTTATTTGCATAATAGTTGGAAACAAAAAACACAGAAGCTCCGATTTGAATACGCATCGCTTTCTTAAACAAATTGTTTTCATAGAACAGGGAATGTTCCAAAGTGTACTCGGGAAGCCTTACTACTAATGAGTCTGGCACATATTGATACAAAATAGAATTATTCAAATGCCAATTAAAGAAAGAAAAATTCTTTTTTAAATACGCTGATGTAACAGGAATTGTTCCCATGTATTGACGAGCCATTGCATAATTATCAAAATAAACCGGATTTGTAAGCTCTTTATAGCTAATACCAATCTCAAACCGATACTTTTTCATGCTAAAATTCAATTGGGCGGCATTCTCAATAATTTTCTCAAAATTATTTTCCCATTTAAAATGATTGGAAGTAAACCTGTTATAAATAAAATCGGGTTCCTGACGAGTTGAACTAATATTTAGCGTCAAATACGTCAAACTATCTAAAAACCCTTTCTTTATTGAGCCTTTCAACTGATAATCATTCTCATTGTATCCAAGAAAACAATTATTTGCAGAAAGGTTAAACCATAATTTATTTGTAGAATAGGTATTGAAAAGCTCTAGCCCAGCGATAATATTATTGAACGTAGTATCAATTTCTCGTTGTTTAATAAAAACAAATTGATCCTTCACATTCACACCAACACCAACTTTATCTATAAAACCTCGGTGTTTATTGTTATCCAAGCGTTTCCAAGACAATTCATTTTCAACAGTCACATTATAAACAGAATCTTTAGTAGATAAGGAATCATAAAATATATTAGAATAAAAACCGGATAAAGGATCTTCATCTTCATATTTTAATGAATTGTCTTCAAAAACTGACGACAGCATTATTCTGCTATTTGGAATAACCAAGCCATGTAGTGCAGTATCATTCGACTTCTTGCCTAAATTTAAATATTGATTAACGAATACACTTCTATTCTTGTAACTTCCTTTTGCAGCAGATAAATTTACATCGAGTAATTGTTTGTCGAGTAGCGAACCGTTCTCAAATATTGAATCATCAGCAATTTTGTCATTCTCAGAGTTTTGGATGTAATTGAATACTAAGCCAACTAACAAATTGTAACGATTATTTTTTGATTTATAGATAGAAGAAAATGATAAGAAATTATCATTTGTACTTTGTCTCGAGTAAAATCCTTCAGATCGGATTCGAAAAAAATTTGCGGTAATATTCCAATTTTTTTTGACATTATACGAGAATGTCAGCTTAAAATCTTGTTCTTTCTTGGAACCAATGATATAAAACAGGTCAGAGTAGGGTGTTCGAGTATCATAAAACAATAAATTTTCTTTTGTAAAGAAATAATCTTGAAAATTATTTGAATTATAATGAAATCCTGTTGTTTTAAGGGAATAGTTTCTACCGGGCCTATTGAAAGCCATACCTGAATTCCCGATATGATATCGACTAAAGTGGTTTTGAAAATTAACTAAGGAGTTGTCAATGAAGTTGATTGAATCTTGATTCCCAAATTGCGAGGAATTAAAGGAATGGGTAAGAAATTTTTGATTGAGGTATTTGGTTGTATCACTATTTCGGGAATAACAGAAATGTGATAACAGAATAAAAAATAAAACTATTTCCCGAATATATTTCATTTATGAGGAACTGTGTTTTACAAAAATAAGTTATATAGAATAAAAAAGCCCCAATTCTGTAAAGAATTGAGGCTAATTTAAAAGTGGCAACGACATACTCTCCCACATTTTAATGTAGTACCATCTGCGCTGGTGGGCTTAACTTCTCTGTTCGGAATGGGAAGAGGTGGACCTCACCGCTATAGTCACCTAAAATCATAGTCCGTATTTGCGGACATAATAAGATTGACATAATAAAGAAAGAAAATACAACAATAATAAAAGTAACAAATTAAAATATCAAGTTTAATAAGAAAGCTAACGGGTAATTAGTATTGCTCAGCTTTGACATTACTGTCTTTACACTTACAACCTATCAACGTAGTAATCTTCTACGACCCTTTAAAGAAATCTTATCTTGAGGCGAGTTTCGCACTTAGATGCTTTCAGCGCTTATCTCATCCGAACATAGCTACCCAGCGATGCAGTTGACACCACAACTGGTACACTAGCGGTCCGTCCGACTCGGTCCTCTCGTACTAGAGTCAGGTCCTCGCAAATTTCTAACGCCCACAACAGATAGGGACCGAACTGTCTCACGACGTTCTGAACCCAGCTCGCGTGCCACTTTAATCGGCGAACAGCCGAACCCTTGGGACCTTCTCCAGCCCCAGGATGTGACGAGCCGACATCGAGGTGCCAAACCCCCCCGTCGATATGAGCTCTTGGGAGGGATCAGCCTGTTATCCCCGGCGTACCTTTTATCCTTTGAGCGATGGCCCTTCCATGCGGAACCACCGGATCACTATATCCGCCTTTCGGCCCTGCTCGACTTGTAAGTCTCACAGTCAAGCACCCTTATGCTATTGCACTCTACGTACGGTTACCAAGCGTACTGAGGGTACCTTTGAAAGCCTCCGATACTTTTTTGGAGGCGACCACCCCAGTCAAACTACCCACCAAACAATGTCCTCCGTTCGGGAGTTAGACTCCAAATAATTCAAGGGTGGTATTTCAAGGTTGACTCCATGATGCCTAGCGACACCACTTCAAAGTCTCCCACCTATCCTACACATGAATTATCCAAAGTCAATGTTAAGCTATAGTGAAGGTGCACGGGGTCTTTCCGTCCCGTTGCGGGTAATCGGCATCTTCACCGATACTACAATTTCACCGAGCTCGCGGCTGAGACAGTGCTCAGATCGTTACACCATTCGTGCAGGTCGGAACTTACCCGACAAGGAATTTCGCTACCTTAGGACCGTTATAGTTACGGCCGCCGTTTACTGGGGCTTCAATTCAAAGCTTCTTCTTGCGAATAACCTCTCCTCTTAACCTTCCAGCACCGGGCAGGTGTCAGGCCATATACATCACCTTTCAGTTTAGCATAGCCATGTGTTTTTGATAAACAGTCGCCAGAGCCATTTTACTGTGGCCCTCCTTGCGGAGGGCACCCTTTTTCCCGAAGTTACAGGGTTAATTTGCCTAGTTCCTTAGCCGCGGATCACTCGAGCACCTCAGGATTCTCTCCTTGACTACCTGTGTCGGTTTGCGGTACGGGTTGCTGTTACCTGAAGCTTAGTGGTTTTTCTTGGAAGTCTGATTAGGTTCATATTCCTTTGCCCGAAGGCTCAGGATACTATCGGATTCGGCAAGTCGAGCGGATTTACCTACTCAACCTATACCTACATCTTTTAACGCACATATTCGTCAGTGCGCAGAACTTTCACTACTTCGTCACCACATCGCAGTAAAGCAAGTACTGGAATATTAACCAGTTGTCCATCGACTACGCCATTCGGCTTCGCCTTAGGTCCCGACTAACCCTGAATCGATTAACGTTGTTCAGGAAACCTTAGTCTATCGGTGGGCGGGTTTCTCGCCCGCCTTATCGTTACTTATGCCTACATTTGCTTTTCTAATCGCTCCAGCATGGCTGACGCCACACCTTCGATGCAATTAGAATGCTCCCCTACCAGTACATATTGCTATGTAATCCAGAGCTTCGGTACTATGTTTAATGCCCGATTATTATCTACGCCCAATCGCTCGACTAGTGAGCTGTTACGCACTCTTTAAATGAATTGCTGCTTCCAAGCAAACATCCTAGCTGTCAAAGCAATCGGACCACATTAGTTCAACTTAACATAGATTTGGGGACCTTAGCTGCTGGTCTGGGTTCTTTCCCTCTCGCCCACGGACCTTAGCACCCATGGGCTCACTCCCGAGTATATCATATAGTATTCGGAGTTTGTCAGGATTTGGTAGGCGGTGAAGCCCCCTAGTCCAATCAGTAGCTCTACCTCTATATGACTCAACCTCGAGGCTGTTCCTAAAAACATTTCGGGGAGTACGAGCTATTTCCCAGTTTGATTAGCCTTTCACCCCTACCCACAACTCATCCGGAAGCTTTTCAACGCTTATCAGTTCGGTCCTCCATTCCGTGTTACCGGAACTTCAACCTGGTCATGGGTAGATCACAAGGTTTCGCGTCTACCCCCTCTAACTATGCGCCCTATTCAGACTTGCTTTCGCTTCGGCTGCAGATCTTAAATCTTTAACCTTGCTAGAGAGGAGTAACTCGTAGGCTCATTATGCAAAAGGCACGCTGTCACGGCACGAAGCCGCTCCAACCGCTTGTAGGCGTATGGTTTCAGGATCTATTTCACTCCGCTGTTCGCGGTTCTTTTCACCTTTCCTTCACAGTACTAGTTCACTATCGGTCTCTCAAAAGTATTTAGCCTTACCAGA is part of the Bacteroidota bacterium genome and encodes:
- a CDS encoding asparagine synthetase B, whose protein sequence is MKRLSILIFFISISLFSRATFILIPMDIEQKDHLKAYGVAYWVLKQDVEVHWLLNYRGGSFMIKDAKSIQNECTVRGVSFEIIADSRSTAILTEISNPEVNMEDVKLEKAPKVAVYSPKMKQPWDDAVTLVLTYAEIPYDIIYDEEILKEKLLLYDWLHLHHEDFTGQYGKFWFGYRNAPWYQEQQRTLETSARNLGYSKVSEMKLAVAKKIRDFTSGGGFLFSMCSAPDSYDIALAADGLDICESMFDGDGTTPNYNQKLDFSKTFAFTNFSLSTNPNEYAKSNIDTYLTRKQKYGINKTNDLFTLFEYSAKWDVVPTMLCQNHEQIIKGFWGQTVGFDKTFIKPNVLILGENKAANEARYIHGTYGKGTFTFFSGHDPEDYEHRVEDPPTDLSLHPNSPGYRLILNNILFPAAKKKKQKT